A part of Dreissena polymorpha isolate Duluth1 chromosome 13, UMN_Dpol_1.0, whole genome shotgun sequence genomic DNA contains:
- the LOC127856519 gene encoding sentrin-specific protease 1-like — MYDLLMLPQCKGNNHWVLLVASVMSRTVTIYDSLGGNNKALFDLFCKFMCQRAQIVKDGLEKISSEFKAPPCNKQRHGNSCGVFALMTAKCLVMKKHPTML; from the exons atgtatgatctacttatgctgccgcaatgtaaaggcaacaatcactgggttttgctggttgcaagtgttatgtccaggactgtaaccatttacgactcgttgggtggtaacaacaaggccttgttcgatttgttctg caagttcatgtgtcaacgagcgcaaattgtgaaagatggcttggaaaaaatcagttcagagttcaaagcgccaccttgcaacaaacagcgccatggaaatagctgtggagtgtttgcattgatg actgccaaatgtttggtcatgaaaaagcatcccacaatgttgtga